Proteins encoded together in one Dechloromonas sp. HYN0024 window:
- a CDS encoding HD-GYP domain-containing protein, which produces MHVGRRLGLGEDDLWHLYYTLLLKDLGCSSNAARICELYLTDDLSFKRDFKKVGNSLPKVLQFVLSHTGLKAPLAERFRSVLTIMRDGQEIAQELIATRCQRGAEIARLLRFPESVAAGIYSLDEHFNGQGRPQGLAGGAIPLYSRIALLAQVVDVFHTAGGRQAAFDEVRARAGGWFDPVLVEALDQLAGDDVFWRTLAAPDVMAAVLALEPAGHVVALDDDYLDDIAAAFGQVVDSKSPYTSGHSVRVALYTDLIAEALGLAPERRRWLKRGALLHDVGKLGVSNSILDKPGKLDDEEWEAVKAHAMYTETILSRIDAFAELAVVSAAHHERLDGKGYPRGVMAAEICLETRIITTADIFDAITAERPYRGAVPIPKTLEIMAENVGTAIDAQCFDALKQALARLPS; this is translated from the coding sequence ATGCATGTCGGTCGTCGTCTCGGACTCGGCGAGGACGATTTGTGGCATCTCTATTACACCTTGTTGCTCAAGGATCTTGGCTGCAGCAGCAATGCGGCGCGCATTTGCGAGCTGTATCTCACCGATGACCTGAGCTTCAAACGTGATTTCAAGAAGGTTGGCAACAGCCTGCCCAAGGTGCTTCAGTTCGTGCTCAGCCATACCGGGCTGAAGGCACCACTGGCTGAGCGTTTCCGCAGTGTCCTGACGATCATGCGCGATGGTCAGGAAATCGCTCAGGAACTGATTGCCACCCGTTGCCAGCGGGGGGCTGAAATCGCCCGTTTGCTGCGTTTTCCCGAGAGTGTTGCGGCCGGCATTTATAGCCTTGACGAGCACTTCAACGGGCAGGGCAGGCCGCAGGGACTGGCCGGCGGGGCGATTCCCCTCTATTCGCGCATTGCGCTACTGGCTCAGGTGGTGGATGTATTCCATACCGCTGGTGGCCGACAGGCCGCGTTCGACGAAGTTCGGGCGCGCGCAGGCGGGTGGTTTGATCCGGTGCTGGTCGAGGCGCTCGACCAGCTGGCAGGTGACGACGTTTTCTGGCGTACGCTGGCGGCACCGGATGTGATGGCGGCGGTGCTGGCGCTCGAACCGGCGGGGCATGTGGTGGCGCTGGACGACGATTATCTCGACGACATCGCGGCCGCCTTCGGTCAGGTAGTTGACTCGAAGAGCCCCTACACAAGCGGCCACAGCGTGCGGGTGGCACTCTATACCGATCTCATTGCCGAAGCCCTCGGCCTGGCGCCGGAGCGCCGCCGCTGGCTGAAACGTGGGGCGCTGCTCCACGATGTCGGCAAACTGGGCGTCAGCAACAGCATTCTCGACAAGCCTGGCAAGCTTGACGATGAGGAGTGGGAAGCGGTCAAGGCGCATGCCATGTATACAGAGACCATCCTCTCGCGCATCGATGCCTTTGCTGAACTCGCGGTGGTTTCGGCGGCGCATCACGAGCGCCTCGACGGCAAGGGCTACCCGCGTGGTGTGATGGCTGCCGAGATCTGTCTGGAAACGCGGATCATCACGACCGCCGACATCTTCGACGCAATCACGGCCGAGCGCCCGTATCGCGGTGCCGTGCCTATCCCCAAGACGCTCGAGATCATGGCCGAAAATGTCGGTACGGCCATCGATGCGCAATGTTTTGACGCACTGAAACAGGCACTTGCCCGCCTGCCGAGCTGA
- the rimO gene encoding 30S ribosomal protein S12 methylthiotransferase RimO, which translates to MTISQKVPTVGFVSLGCPKASSDAERILTKLRAEGYEISPSYDNSDLVIVNTCGFIDAAVEESLDAIGEALNENGKVIVTGCLGAKGDIVQSTHPSVLAVTGPHAADEVMGYVHAHLPKPHDPYSDLVPPQGIRLTPDHFAYLKISEGCNHSCTFCIIPSLRGPLVSRPVGDVLAEAENLARAGVKEILVISQDTSAYGVDLKYRTAFWGGKPVKSRLKELCEALASFGIWVRLHYVYPYPSVDDVIPLMAEGKILPYLDVPFQHASPSILKAMKRPASAENTLERIAKWREICPEIVIRSTFITGFPGETDADFDQLIQFLEDAKLDRVGAFAYSPVEGAKANELEGLPPESVREDRRRWLMQVQEDISAAKLEAKIDTVIQVLVDAVDEEGTIARSKADAPEIDGVVYLDGHFDAQPGDFLQVKVIDADHHDLYAQVI; encoded by the coding sequence ATGACTATTTCGCAAAAAGTGCCGACCGTCGGCTTCGTCTCCCTGGGCTGCCCGAAAGCCAGTTCCGATGCCGAGCGCATCCTGACCAAGCTGCGGGCCGAAGGCTACGAGATTTCTCCGAGCTACGACAATTCCGATCTGGTGATCGTCAATACCTGTGGCTTCATCGATGCCGCCGTTGAAGAGTCGCTCGACGCCATCGGCGAGGCCCTCAACGAAAACGGCAAGGTCATTGTCACCGGCTGCCTCGGGGCCAAGGGCGACATCGTCCAGTCCACGCATCCGTCCGTGCTGGCCGTGACCGGTCCGCATGCGGCCGATGAAGTCATGGGCTATGTTCATGCCCACCTGCCCAAGCCGCACGATCCGTACAGTGACCTGGTGCCGCCGCAGGGCATCCGTCTGACGCCGGACCATTTCGCCTACCTGAAGATTTCCGAAGGCTGCAACCATAGCTGCACCTTCTGCATCATTCCCTCGCTGCGTGGCCCGCTTGTTTCACGCCCGGTGGGTGATGTGCTGGCCGAAGCCGAGAATCTGGCGCGAGCCGGCGTCAAGGAAATTCTCGTCATCTCGCAGGACACCAGCGCCTATGGCGTCGATCTCAAGTACCGCACTGCCTTCTGGGGCGGCAAGCCGGTCAAGTCGCGTCTCAAGGAGTTGTGCGAGGCGCTGGCCAGTTTCGGCATCTGGGTTCGTCTGCACTACGTTTATCCTTATCCGTCGGTGGATGACGTTATTCCGCTGATGGCCGAGGGCAAGATCCTGCCTTACCTCGACGTTCCCTTCCAGCATGCCAGTCCGAGCATCCTCAAGGCGATGAAGCGCCCGGCTTCGGCTGAGAACACCCTGGAACGGATCGCCAAATGGCGTGAAATCTGCCCGGAAATCGTTATCCGCTCGACCTTCATCACCGGCTTCCCCGGCGAAACCGATGCGGATTTCGATCAGCTCATCCAGTTCCTCGAAGATGCCAAGCTCGACCGTGTTGGTGCCTTTGCCTATTCGCCGGTCGAAGGCGCCAAGGCCAATGAACTTGAAGGCTTGCCCCCGGAGTCTGTACGCGAGGATCGCCGGCGCTGGCTGATGCAGGTCCAGGAGGATATTTCCGCCGCCAAGCTCGAGGCCAAGATCGATACCGTCATTCAGGTGCTGGTCGATGCGGTGGACGAGGAGGGGACGATTGCCCGTTCGAAGGCCGACGCACCGGAAATCGACGGGGTGGTCTATCTCGACGGCCATTTCGATGCCCAGCCCGGTGACTTCCTCCAGGTCAAGGTTATCGATGCCGACCACCATGACCTCTACGCCCAGGTCATCTGA
- a CDS encoding FAD-binding oxidoreductase, with product MTSTPRSSDLIAALAGIVGAQQVLTEPADIAPFVTDWRGRYRGAAQCVVRPGSTAEVAAVIKVCVEADVPIVPQGGNTSLCGAATPDEAGRAVVVSLSRMNRIIAIDPLNSTVTVEAGCTLSTVQDAARAVDRLFPLALASEGCCQIGGNLSTNAGGVQVLRYGNTRELTLGLEVVLPNGDIWDGRRGLRKDNTGYDLKHMFIGAEGTLGIITGAVLKLFPLPKKLATCWLNVASPEAAVKLLNSAKASFDAQLTAFELVSETALGLVLKHIPDTRRPSAPSPWYVLAEFSDADPAAVEGWLAERVAAEEVGDGAMAQSETQAKSLWSLRETISEAQKIEGLSIKHDVSVPVSRIAEFLARADAALEKAFPGVRVVAFGHVGDGNLHYNLSQPAAVDNAVLIAHQGAVNRLVHDTVHALNGSISAEHGIGQLKRKEILRYKSPVEMALMRSLKQALDPRGLMNPGKVL from the coding sequence ATGACCTCTACGCCCAGGTCATCTGACCTGATTGCCGCTCTGGCCGGGATCGTCGGTGCCCAGCAGGTGCTGACCGAGCCGGCCGATATAGCGCCTTTCGTTACCGACTGGCGCGGCCGCTACCGCGGGGCAGCACAATGCGTTGTTCGCCCCGGCAGCACGGCAGAGGTGGCGGCGGTTATTAAAGTCTGCGTCGAAGCTGACGTACCCATCGTGCCACAGGGGGGCAACACCAGCCTGTGTGGTGCAGCAACGCCGGACGAGGCTGGCCGGGCCGTAGTCGTCAGCTTGAGCCGGATGAACCGGATCATTGCGATCGATCCCCTCAACAGCACGGTAACCGTTGAAGCCGGATGCACGCTCTCCACTGTTCAGGACGCGGCACGTGCCGTCGACCGGCTCTTTCCGCTGGCGCTGGCCTCGGAAGGCTGCTGCCAGATCGGCGGCAACCTGTCGACCAATGCCGGCGGTGTCCAGGTGCTGCGCTACGGCAACACCCGCGAACTGACGCTGGGCCTTGAGGTAGTGCTGCCCAACGGCGATATCTGGGACGGACGGCGTGGCCTGCGCAAGGACAATACCGGCTACGACCTCAAGCACATGTTCATTGGTGCCGAAGGCACGCTGGGCATTATTACCGGGGCTGTGCTCAAGCTCTTTCCGTTGCCAAAAAAGCTGGCAACCTGCTGGCTCAACGTCGCTTCGCCAGAGGCGGCGGTCAAGCTTCTGAATTCGGCCAAAGCCAGCTTCGATGCCCAGTTGACGGCCTTCGAACTGGTCTCGGAAACGGCGCTCGGGCTGGTGCTCAAGCACATTCCCGATACGCGCCGGCCGAGCGCTCCATCGCCATGGTATGTCCTGGCCGAGTTCTCGGATGCCGATCCGGCTGCCGTTGAAGGCTGGCTGGCCGAACGTGTGGCAGCGGAGGAGGTTGGTGATGGCGCGATGGCACAGTCGGAAACCCAGGCGAAAAGCCTGTGGTCGCTACGTGAGACTATTTCCGAGGCCCAGAAAATCGAGGGCCTCAGCATCAAGCACGACGTATCTGTCCCGGTTTCGCGTATTGCTGAATTCCTCGCACGGGCCGATGCAGCACTGGAAAAGGCATTCCCTGGCGTGCGAGTGGTGGCTTTCGGTCATGTCGGCGACGGCAACCTGCACTACAACCTGTCGCAACCCGCTGCGGTCGACAATGCGGTCTTGATTGCCCATCAGGGAGCGGTCAATCGGCTGGTTCATGACACGGTTCACGCCCTGAACGGCTCGATTTCAGCCGAACATGGCATCGGGCAGCTCAAGCGCAAGGAAATCCTGCGCTACAAGAGTCCAGTTGAAATGGCCTTGATGCGTTCCCTCAAGCAGGCGCTCGACCCGCGTGGCCTGATGAATCCCGGCAAGGTGCTCTAG
- a CDS encoding HAMP domain-containing sensor histidine kinase, with amino-acid sequence MSQTNDPFVLGRRVELLYRNVLLGQIVSIINATALAWVAASLVHNPLIYVWWLAAIALAALRLVHFSAYRRQDETSRREHAIDWRRRVLLSANGSGVVWAAGALLLMSQGNTHLQVFAGFVMSGMIAGAVPILAADRVVFRCYAWPISIAVAFGAIGSDPLHIAFTALSLLFMLAVTRSADFFHGALHDTFRLEHEKDGLLSRLEHASILAERSNRAKTEFLANISHELRTPMNGIIGMGDLLALEELNADQKELLLHLRESANHLMRLINHLIKLSALEAGHIKVIPAPFAVGGLLEGMLSGLHNDAAAKGLTLSLQANELPNVLIGDLNRLRQIFEHLVGNAIKFTEEGGITVASREVERHGSTVKIEFSIVDTGLGMTPEQLQAINGLLIQADGSTIRRFGGIGVGLPIARKLIELMGGDLVVESQPGEGSSFRFTLPFELPEIDAGQSLPEA; translated from the coding sequence TTGAGCCAGACCAACGATCCTTTCGTCCTCGGCCGCCGCGTCGAGCTGCTCTACCGGAACGTTCTGCTCGGCCAGATCGTTTCCATTATCAATGCGACGGCGTTGGCCTGGGTCGCTGCCTCACTGGTCCACAATCCGCTCATTTATGTCTGGTGGCTGGCCGCCATAGCCCTGGCAGCCTTGCGACTGGTTCATTTTTCTGCCTACCGGCGACAGGACGAAACGAGCCGGCGTGAACATGCAATCGACTGGCGTCGGCGCGTCCTTCTAAGCGCCAACGGCTCCGGCGTCGTCTGGGCGGCCGGGGCCCTCCTGCTGATGTCGCAGGGCAACACCCATCTGCAGGTATTCGCCGGCTTCGTGATGTCCGGCATGATCGCCGGTGCAGTCCCCATCCTCGCCGCTGACCGTGTGGTTTTCCGCTGCTATGCGTGGCCGATTTCAATCGCCGTCGCCTTTGGTGCCATCGGCAGCGATCCCTTGCACATCGCCTTTACAGCACTATCCTTGCTCTTCATGCTGGCCGTCACGCGCAGTGCCGATTTCTTTCATGGCGCGCTGCACGACACTTTCCGGCTGGAGCACGAAAAGGACGGCCTGCTCAGCCGTCTGGAACACGCCAGTATCCTTGCCGAACGCTCAAACCGCGCCAAGACCGAATTTCTCGCCAACATCAGTCATGAACTGCGGACACCGATGAACGGCATCATCGGCATGGGCGATCTGCTCGCCCTCGAGGAACTGAATGCCGACCAGAAGGAACTCCTCCTCCATTTGCGCGAATCGGCTAACCACCTGATGCGTCTGATCAATCACCTGATCAAACTATCGGCCCTGGAGGCCGGTCATATCAAGGTCATCCCGGCCCCCTTCGCCGTCGGCGGCTTGCTCGAGGGGATGCTCTCCGGCCTGCACAACGATGCAGCGGCAAAAGGCCTCACCCTGTCACTGCAAGCCAATGAATTACCCAATGTTCTGATCGGGGACCTCAACCGCCTGCGGCAGATTTTCGAACATCTGGTCGGCAACGCCATCAAGTTCACCGAGGAGGGTGGCATCACGGTGGCGAGCAGGGAAGTCGAACGCCACGGCAGCACCGTCAAAATCGAGTTCTCCATCGTCGATACCGGTCTTGGCATGACGCCGGAACAGCTTCAAGCGATCAACGGCCTGCTCATTCAGGCCGATGGTTCGACCATCCGCCGCTTCGGCGGCATTGGGGTCGGGCTGCCGATTGCCCGCAAGCTGATCGAACTGATGGGTGGCGATCTGGTGGTCGAGAGCCAACCTGGCGAGGGCAGCAGCTTCCGATTTACGCTGCCGTTCGAACTCCCCGAGATTGATGCCGGGCAGAGTCTGCCGGAAGCCTGA
- a CDS encoding Hsp33 family molecular chaperone HslO translates to MSDSFVQRFIFEGLDIRGAVVHLGDAWQQMQAGRDYQPIVAQLLGETAAVTALIAGQLKQPGRLTLQLRGNGAIQLLVMDCNEALQMRGMARSNPVVLAAPVPELLGAHQGGQLMMSLDMPEARQPYQSFVPMVGESIAAIFEHYLEQSEQQPSRLYAATSPDAATCLFLQKLPAADHHDQDGWQRITQLAATVKPEELLGLDTESLLTRLFHEDMAAHGIRLYDPRTVVYHCPEDRNKVADMIRSLGRADAEAILAEHGEIVIRDDICNHNYHFSPDDVAALFDGTEGKALH, encoded by the coding sequence GTGAGTGACAGTTTCGTCCAGCGCTTCATTTTCGAAGGCCTCGATATCCGCGGTGCCGTCGTTCATCTCGGCGACGCCTGGCAGCAGATGCAGGCCGGCCGCGACTACCAGCCGATCGTCGCCCAGTTGCTTGGCGAAACGGCTGCCGTCACCGCCTTGATTGCCGGCCAGTTGAAGCAACCCGGCCGCCTCACCCTGCAACTGCGGGGCAACGGCGCGATCCAGTTGCTGGTCATGGACTGCAACGAAGCGTTGCAGATGCGCGGCATGGCCCGCAGCAACCCGGTCGTTCTCGCTGCACCGGTGCCGGAACTGCTCGGGGCCCATCAAGGTGGCCAACTGATGATGAGCCTCGATATGCCGGAAGCCCGCCAGCCCTATCAGAGCTTCGTGCCGATGGTGGGCGAGAGCATCGCGGCCATCTTCGAGCATTACCTTGAACAGTCGGAGCAGCAACCGTCGCGCCTGTATGCCGCGACCAGCCCCGATGCTGCCACCTGCCTGTTCCTCCAGAAGCTGCCGGCAGCCGATCACCATGATCAGGATGGCTGGCAGCGCATCACCCAGCTGGCCGCGACGGTCAAGCCGGAAGAGCTTCTTGGGCTGGATACAGAAAGTCTGCTCACCCGTCTTTTCCATGAAGACATGGCAGCCCACGGCATCCGCCTCTACGATCCACGAACGGTGGTTTATCATTGTCCCGAAGACCGCAACAAGGTAGCCGACATGATCCGCAGCCTGGGCCGTGCCGATGCCGAAGCCATTCTGGCCGAACATGGAGAAATCGTGATCCGCGACGACATCTGCAACCACAATTACCATTTCAGCCCCGACGATGTCGCTGCGCTGTTTGACGGTACTGAAGGCAAGGCCCTGCATTGA
- a CDS encoding arsenate reductase, producing the protein MKVYGIKNCDTMKKAMNWLADNGVAYEFVDYKKAGVAAAHLPDWASRAGWEKLLNTRGLMWKKLSDDERSGVDEAKALTLMAQYPSLIKRPVLDTGKQLIVGFSPENYAELLK; encoded by the coding sequence ATGAAAGTCTATGGCATCAAGAACTGCGACACGATGAAGAAGGCCATGAACTGGCTGGCCGACAACGGCGTCGCCTACGAATTTGTCGATTACAAGAAGGCCGGTGTGGCCGCAGCGCACCTGCCGGACTGGGCTTCCCGCGCCGGCTGGGAGAAACTCCTCAATACGCGCGGCCTGATGTGGAAGAAACTGAGCGATGATGAGCGTTCAGGAGTGGACGAGGCAAAAGCCCTGACCCTGATGGCGCAATACCCGAGCCTGATCAAGCGGCCGGTGCTCGACACCGGCAAGCAATTGATCGTCGGCTTCTCACCGGAAAACTATGCGGAGCTATTGAAGTGA